A DNA window from Camelina sativa cultivar DH55 chromosome 13, Cs, whole genome shotgun sequence contains the following coding sequences:
- the LOC104735157 gene encoding F-box protein At1g80960-like, which translates to MDRSSSSSSVPVENVDWISTLPDDLLLMIVSRLSTEEAVRTSVVSKRWEHVWKHMSRLVLDMRKKCTDSNITLDVSNRVATLMTKIINNHRGHLESCVIEYDYTNGMLNTWFQSLTGVRQTKHLTLRHYFGLEKWPICPNFPQDSFSFSSLTSLSLSSYIFRTSHSFNNCQNLMTLKLSCTYAPDVGLFNRILASCPSLEVLVLGIGCTKKGGPLKIDNKRLKFLKVSSHCIGIDGMKVSSPSLHILVIVDSLSCGRYNSDLTSPLLQFNRNLARLSLPHVSYNISQEENCKGHEEYVVNSCGAFLRGWLALMSVSVDLMNPREVARLRQVLLVCPVPMIELELIFKNNNAPREEVGKDKLWSENIKEPFPNAKFRVDSLWMYNFSGSEEEFALVSCLIRQRTVKKNVMIKTTSFPDRKKLEIETAVAKLQALKAKDQWALSIKCF; encoded by the exons ATGGatagatcatcatcatcatcatctgttccAGTCGAAAATGTTGATTGGATCAGTACACTCCCCGATGATTTATTGCTCATGATCGTATCAAGACTGTCCACAGAAGAAGCGGTAAGGACGAGCGTTGTGTCCAAACGATGGGAACATGTGTGGAAGCACATGTCTCGTCTAGTTTTGGACATGCGAAAGAAGTGTACCGATTCTAACATTACCCTCGATGTTTCGAATCGTGTTGCTACACTGATGACCAAG ATTATTAACAATCACCGTGGACATCTAGAGAGCTGCGTAATCGAGTACGATTACACAAACGGGATGCTGAATACTTGGTTTCAATCGCTCACCGGTGTGAGGCAGACCAAACATCTCACACTTAGACATTATTTTGGACTAGAGAAGTGGCCAATATGTCCCAACTTCCCACAAGACTCATTCTCATTTTCAAGCCTCACATCACTCTCGCTATCGTCATACATATTCAGAACCTCGCATTCCTTCAACAACTGCCAAAATCTCATGACCCTCAAACTCTCATGTACGTACGCCCCTGATGTTGGACTCTTTAACAGAATTCTCGCATCTTGCCCTTCCCTGGAGGTGCTTGTACTAGGCATCGGTTGCACCAAAAAGGGTGGTCCTTTGAAGATTGACAACAAAAGATTAAAGTTCTTGAAAGTGTCATCACATTGCATTGGGATTGATGGCATGAAAGTGTCTTCACCTAGTTTGCATATCCTCGTTATCGTTGATAGTCTCTCATGTGGGAGATATAACTCTGACCTCACGTCTCCTCTACTCCAGTTTAATAGAAACTTGGCAAGGTTAAGCTTGCCTCACGTCAGCTACAACATATCACag GAGGAAAATTGCAAAGGGCATGAAGAATATGTGGTAAACTCATGTGGTGCGTTCTTGAGAGGATGGCTTGCACTCATGTCAGTGAGTGTAGATTTAATGAATCCAAGAGAAGTTGCGAGGTTAAGACAAGTCTTACTTGTATGCCCTGTTCCAATGATTGAGCTTGAGCTAATATTTAAG AATAACAATGCTCCCAGGGAAGAAGTCGGTAAGGACAAGTTGTGGAGTGAGAATATCAAAGAGCCGTTCCCAAATGCTAAATTTCGCGTGGATTCTTTGTGGATGTATAACTTCAGCGGTTCAGAGGAAGAGTTTGCTTTGGTGTCGTGTTTGATTAGGCAAAGGACTgtgaaaaaaaatgtgatgaTCAAGACAACGTCGTTTCCTGATAGAAAGAAATTGGAGATAGAAACGGCTGTGGCTAAGCTACAAGCACTAAAAGCGAAAGATCAGTGGGCGCTTAGCATCAAATGTTTCTGA
- the LOC104735156 gene encoding putative inactive serine/threonine-protein kinase At5g11400 isoform X3 — translation MGNCLKPLKEQPPPPSISLKPLIINPESNDGGGFRTIYQGYINETTFAPSRTGIAVSVMECYQDNTRDIQDWKEEVKSLGSISHPNLAKLLGYCCEENRSFLVFEYFHKGSLDRHIFGKEGEALPWEIRVKIAIGAAQSIAFLHSVKNTALYRELRMYNILLDEHYNTKLFYLVSNKLCLLEESITTAFIGKTEYVAPEYVISGHLGMKSDVYTFGVILFEILTGLKASDGKKNENLQSLHVWTKPFLSDQIIDPRLGNDYPVNAATQMGKLIKRCIKLDTSKRPSMQQVLDRLSDIAEIKD, via the exons atGGGAAACTGTCTAAAGCCTCTCAAAGAAcaacctcctcctccttcaatATCTCTCAAGCCTCTCATCATTAATCCTG AGAGTAATGATGGTGGTGGTTTTAGAACAATCTACCAAGGCTACATTAATGAGACAACCTTTGCTCCATCAAGAACTGGAATCGCTGTTTCTGTCATGGAATGTTATCAAGATAATACTCGGGATATACAAGACTGGAAG GAAGAAGTGAAGTCACTTGGAAGTATTTCTCATCCTAATTTAGCAAAACTTTTAGGTTACTGTTGTGAAGAAAACAGATCATTCTTAGTTTTCGAATACTTCCACAAGGGAAGTTTGGACCGTCACATTTTCGGAA aagaaggagaagcattGCCGTGGGAAATACGCGTTAAGATAGCCATTGGAGCAGCTCAAAGTATTGCGTTTCTACATTCGGTCAAGAACACCGCTCTATATCGAGAACTCAGAATGTATAACATTTTGCTTGACGAG CACTACAACACAAAGTTGTTCTATCTTGTATCAAATAAACTATGTTTGTTAGAAGAAAGTATCACGACTGCATTCATAGGAAAAACAGAATATGTAGCTCCTGAATATGTAATCTCAG GTCATTTGGGAATGAAGAGTGATGTGTATACATTTGGTGTGATCTTGTTTGAGATTTTAactggtttgaaagcttcagatGGTAAAAAGAACGAGAACCTGCAAAGTTTACATGTCTGGACTAAGCCTTTCTTGTCCGATCAAATAATCGATCCTCGACTTGGGAACGATTATCCTGTGAATGCAGCAACACAGATGGGAAAACTCATCAAAAGATGCATCAAGCTGGACACTAGCAAACGACCATCGATGCAACAAGTCTTGGATAGGTTGAGTGATATAGCAGAGATCAAAGATTAA
- the LOC104735156 gene encoding putative inactive serine/threonine-protein kinase At5g11400 isoform X2 has product MGNCLKPLKEQPPPPSISLKPLIINPEKESLREFSFAKLSKATKKFKQYMYVESNDGGGFRTIYQGYINETTFAPSRTGIAVSVMECYQDNTRDIQDWKEEVKSLGSISHPNLAKLLGYCCEENRSFLVFEYFHKGSLDRHIFGKEGEALPWEIRVKIAIGAAQSIAFLHSVKNTALYRELRMYNILLDEHYNTKLFYLVSNKLCLLEESITTAFIGKTEYVAPEYVISGHLGMKSDVYTFGVILFEILTGLKASDGKKNENLQSLHVWTKPFLSDQIIDPRLGNDYPVNAATQMGKLIKRCIKLDTSKRPSMQQVLDRLSDIAEIKD; this is encoded by the exons atGGGAAACTGTCTAAAGCCTCTCAAAGAAcaacctcctcctccttcaatATCTCTCAAGCCTCTCATCATTAATCCTG AAAAGGAGAGTTTGAGAGAGTTTAGCTTTGCGAAACTGAGCAAGGCAACAAAGAAGTTCAAACAATACATGTATGTAGAGAGTAATGATGGTGGTGGTTTTAGAACAATCTACCAAGGCTACATTAATGAGACAACCTTTGCTCCATCAAGAACTGGAATCGCTGTTTCTGTCATGGAATGTTATCAAGATAATACTCGGGATATACAAGACTGGAAG GAAGAAGTGAAGTCACTTGGAAGTATTTCTCATCCTAATTTAGCAAAACTTTTAGGTTACTGTTGTGAAGAAAACAGATCATTCTTAGTTTTCGAATACTTCCACAAGGGAAGTTTGGACCGTCACATTTTCGGAA aagaaggagaagcattGCCGTGGGAAATACGCGTTAAGATAGCCATTGGAGCAGCTCAAAGTATTGCGTTTCTACATTCGGTCAAGAACACCGCTCTATATCGAGAACTCAGAATGTATAACATTTTGCTTGACGAG CACTACAACACAAAGTTGTTCTATCTTGTATCAAATAAACTATGTTTGTTAGAAGAAAGTATCACGACTGCATTCATAGGAAAAACAGAATATGTAGCTCCTGAATATGTAATCTCAG GTCATTTGGGAATGAAGAGTGATGTGTATACATTTGGTGTGATCTTGTTTGAGATTTTAactggtttgaaagcttcagatGGTAAAAAGAACGAGAACCTGCAAAGTTTACATGTCTGGACTAAGCCTTTCTTGTCCGATCAAATAATCGATCCTCGACTTGGGAACGATTATCCTGTGAATGCAGCAACACAGATGGGAAAACTCATCAAAAGATGCATCAAGCTGGACACTAGCAAACGACCATCGATGCAACAAGTCTTGGATAGGTTGAGTGATATAGCAGAGATCAAAGATTAA
- the LOC104735156 gene encoding putative inactive serine/threonine-protein kinase At5g11400 isoform X1, translated as MGNCLKPLKEQPPPPSISLKPLIINPVESEKESLREFSFAKLSKATKKFKQYMYVESNDGGGFRTIYQGYINETTFAPSRTGIAVSVMECYQDNTRDIQDWKEEVKSLGSISHPNLAKLLGYCCEENRSFLVFEYFHKGSLDRHIFGKEGEALPWEIRVKIAIGAAQSIAFLHSVKNTALYRELRMYNILLDEHYNTKLFYLVSNKLCLLEESITTAFIGKTEYVAPEYVISGHLGMKSDVYTFGVILFEILTGLKASDGKKNENLQSLHVWTKPFLSDQIIDPRLGNDYPVNAATQMGKLIKRCIKLDTSKRPSMQQVLDRLSDIAEIKD; from the exons atGGGAAACTGTCTAAAGCCTCTCAAAGAAcaacctcctcctccttcaatATCTCTCAAGCCTCTCATCATTAATCCTG tggaGTCAGAAAAGGAGAGTTTGAGAGAGTTTAGCTTTGCGAAACTGAGCAAGGCAACAAAGAAGTTCAAACAATACATGTATGTAGAGAGTAATGATGGTGGTGGTTTTAGAACAATCTACCAAGGCTACATTAATGAGACAACCTTTGCTCCATCAAGAACTGGAATCGCTGTTTCTGTCATGGAATGTTATCAAGATAATACTCGGGATATACAAGACTGGAAG GAAGAAGTGAAGTCACTTGGAAGTATTTCTCATCCTAATTTAGCAAAACTTTTAGGTTACTGTTGTGAAGAAAACAGATCATTCTTAGTTTTCGAATACTTCCACAAGGGAAGTTTGGACCGTCACATTTTCGGAA aagaaggagaagcattGCCGTGGGAAATACGCGTTAAGATAGCCATTGGAGCAGCTCAAAGTATTGCGTTTCTACATTCGGTCAAGAACACCGCTCTATATCGAGAACTCAGAATGTATAACATTTTGCTTGACGAG CACTACAACACAAAGTTGTTCTATCTTGTATCAAATAAACTATGTTTGTTAGAAGAAAGTATCACGACTGCATTCATAGGAAAAACAGAATATGTAGCTCCTGAATATGTAATCTCAG GTCATTTGGGAATGAAGAGTGATGTGTATACATTTGGTGTGATCTTGTTTGAGATTTTAactggtttgaaagcttcagatGGTAAAAAGAACGAGAACCTGCAAAGTTTACATGTCTGGACTAAGCCTTTCTTGTCCGATCAAATAATCGATCCTCGACTTGGGAACGATTATCCTGTGAATGCAGCAACACAGATGGGAAAACTCATCAAAAGATGCATCAAGCTGGACACTAGCAAACGACCATCGATGCAACAAGTCTTGGATAGGTTGAGTGATATAGCAGAGATCAAAGATTAA
- the LOC104735158 gene encoding uncharacterized protein LOC104735158 — MMGRDSLSFLFVLLIATITSVLCFTDAMLPNGDFELGPKPSDMKGTRVINKNAIPSWELSGFVEYIKSGQKQGDMLLVVPAGKFAVRLGNEASIKQRLNVTKGMYYSLTFSAARTCAQDERLNISVAPDSGVIPIQTVYSSSGWDLYAWAFQAESNVAEIVIHNPGEEEDPACGPLIDGVAIKALYPPRPTNKNILKNGGFEEGPYILPNATTGVLVPPFIEDDHSPLPAWMIESLKAVKYVDVEHFSVPQGRRAVELVAGKESAIAQVARTIVGKTYVLSFAVGDANNACQGSMVVEAFAGRDTLKVPYESRGKGGFKRASMRFVAVSNRTRIMFYSTFYAMRSDDFSSLCGPVIDDVKLLSVRKP, encoded by the exons ATGATGGGAAGAGACAGCCTCTCGTTTCTCTTCGTTCTTCTCATCGCCACCATCACTTCCGTCCTCTGCTTCACTGACG CGATGTTACCAAACGGCGACTTTGAGCTAGGACCAAAACCATCGGACATGAAAGGAACGCGAGTGATAAACAAGAATGCAATTCCAAGCTGGGAGCTTTCAGGCTTCGTCGAATACATTAAATCCGGTCAAAAGCAAGGTGACATGCTTCTTGTTGTCCCTGCTGGAAAATTCGCAGTCCGGCTAGGCAACGAAGCATCGATCAAACAAAGACTTAACGTGACTAAAGGAATGTATTACTCGCTCACGTTCAGCGCTGCTAGGACTTGTGCTCAAGACGAACGGCTCAACATATCGGTGGCACCTGACTCGGGAGTTATTCCTATACAGACCGTTTACAGTAGCAGTGGATGGGATCTTTACGCTTGGGCGTTTCAGGCCGAGAGTAACGTGGCTGAGATCGTGATTCATAACCCTGGTGAGGAAGAAGATCCTGCTTGTGGACCACTCATTGATGGTGTAGCAATCAAAGCTCTTTACCCTCCTCGACCCACCAATA AGAACATATTGAAAAACGGAGGATTTGAAGAAGGTCCCTATATACTTCCAAACGCTACAACCGGCGTTCTAGTTCCTCCTTTCATAGAAGATGACCACTCTCCTTTACCCGCATGGATGATCGAGTCTCTCAAAGCCGTCAAATACGTCGATGTCGAGCACTTCTCTGTCCCACAAGGCCGTCGAGCCGTCGAGCTGGTAGCGGGCAAAGAAAGCGCAATCGCTCAGGTGGCTAGAACCATTGTGGGAAAGACTTACGTGCTTTCGTTTGCGGTTGGAGATGCGAACAACGCTTGCCAAGGGTCGATGGTGGTCGAGGCATTTGCGGGAAGAGACACTTTAAAGGTTCCGTACGAGTCGCGAGGGAAGGGAGGGTTCAAACGCGCTTCTATGCGGTTCGTGGCGGTTTCGAACCGTACAAGGATTATGTTTTACAGCACGTTTTACGCGATGAGAAGCGATGATTTCTCGTCACTGTGTGGACCCGTGATCGACGATGTTAAGCTCCTCAGCGTTCGTAAGCCATAA
- the LOC104735159 gene encoding uncharacterized protein LOC104735159, whose product MEMAELNGSMQLAGKRKSPPETTILGGSASEAPNKQYRPWLQQLSPASNGILHIPTNMLSQKTLHSLMHGKKVMQTDPPLQKSVKPLVNKKQPIPPRGSVKATDEVNESVRSKMRESLASALALVHQHDEFPNGKENVKTEENPAMTTQENTQSIKPASPASINAPLGEGTTISELPTGVESSVQKDSEIPVDVRMEDVIQSDGLKSQYDEVFPRDDVPFTDIIFPSDDLLHGNELSWVLEHVSDLGETKDFGTGGEKSFQDPKLLASRIEMELYKLFGGVNKKYRERGRSLLFNLKDKNNPELRERVMSEDISAERLCSMTAEELASKELSQWRQAKAEEMAEMVVLRDTDIDVRSLVRKTHKGEFQVEIDPVERGTVDVSGGIMSRSKRRPKAKSHSVKTTFKDEPAKVDSEKAHTTLSSTEEIDPMQGLGIDDELKDVEFLPPIVSLDEFMESLDSEPPFESPHGNSDLQVSLSEKSDSEARSDSKSPKESPKELSDKSLPEPKPEKIDEGSPKSDASVKVDDDVSRLEKTSALAVKEERAWDGILQLSMSSVVPVTGFFKSGEKAETSEWPAMVEVKGRVRLSGFGKFIQELPKSRTRALMVMYLACKDGISESQRGSLFEVIESYVADQRVGYAEPASGVELYLCPTRGESLDLLNKVISQDQLDEVKSLDMGLVGVVVWRRAVVPKPASGSRRHYSSSSSGSKTSVFPVNKKQRVNVTEKPPVFASMRNHHHGYGREAVKHDAATDDDDLPPGFGPASSREDDDLPEFNFNSSVVPVSSPQPLAAQPKSLDQVRKLIHKYGKSVSINDDDDDEDDIPEWQPHVPSHQLPPPPPPPPGFRPEMVRPPQDGWWDNQNGGSGQHYDRNQSRNRGF is encoded by the exons ATGGAGATGGCAGAGTTAAATGGGTCCATGCAGCTAGCAGGAAAGCGTAAGTCACCACCTGAGACGACTATTCTTGGTGGTTCTGCATCAGAGGCACCAAACAAGCAGTATAGACCTTGGTTACAGCAACTATCTCCAGCAAGCAATGGGATTCTTCATATCCCGACTAATATGCTTTCTCAAAAGACACTACATTCCCTGATGCATGGCAAGAAAGTGATGCAAACGGATCCCCCTCTCCAGAAATCTGTAAAGCCTCTTGTAAACAAGAAACAGCCTATCCCACCTCGAGGGTCGGTGAAAGCGACGGATGAAGTTAATGAGTCTGTGAGGTCTAAAATGAGGGAGTCGTTAGCATCTGCGTTGGCCTTGGTTCATCAACATGATGAATTCCCAAACGGGAAGGAGAATGTAAAGACCGAAGAAAATCCTGCGATGACCACCCAAGAGAATACTCAAAGTATTAAGCCTGCTTCACCTGCTAGCATCAATGCCCCTTTAGGAGAAGGGACCACCATCTCAGAATTGCCCACCGGTGTTGAAAGCTCTGTGCAGAAGGACAGTGAGATTCCTGTCGATGTCAGGATGGAAGATGTTATTCAATCTGATGGACTTAAGTCTCAATATGACGAGGTTTTCCCTCGGGATGATGTTCCTTTTACAGATATTATTTTTCCGAGTGATGACCTTTTACATGGTAATGAACTCTCATGGGTTCTGGAACATGTTTCAGATCTTGGCGAGACAAAGGATTTTGGAACCGGTGGTGAAAAGTCTTTTCAGGATCCAAAACTTTTGGCGTCTAGAATTGAAATGGAACTATATAAGCTATTTGGAGGTGTGAACAAAAAGTACAGAGAGAGGGGAAGGTCCCTCTTATTCAATTTGAAGGATAAGAACAATCCTGAGCTAAGAGAAAGAGTTATGTCTGAAGATATCTCTGCTGAGAGGTTGTGTTCTATGACAGCCGAAGAATTGGCTTCCAAAGAACTTTCTCAGTGGCGTCAAGCCAAAGCTGAAGAGATGGCAGAAATGGTTGTCCTGCGGGATACAGATATTGATGTCAGAAGTCTGGTGAGGAAAACACATAAGGGTGAATTCCAGGTTGAAATTGACCCAGTTGAACGTGGCACGGTAGATGTCTCTGGTGGCATCATGTCACGTAGCAAACGCCGACCCAAAGCCAAATCTCATTCTGTTAAAACAACTTTCAAAGATGAGCCAGCAAAAGTTGATAGTGAGAAAGCACACACAACCCTTTCCTCAACTGAAGAGATCGATCCCATGCAAGGTTTGGGGATAGATGATGAATTGAAGGACGTGGAGTTTCTTCCTCCAATTGTATCGCTTGATGAGTTCATGGAATCCCTAGACTCTGAGCCTCCATTTGAAAGTCCGCATGGGAATTCTGATTTACAGGTCTCTCTGTCTGAAAAAAGTGATTCCGAAGCTAGGTCAGACTCAAAATCTCCTAAAGAATCTCCTAAGGAATTAAGTGATAAAAGTTTGCCTGAACCAAAACCTGAAAAGATTGATGAAGGGTCCCCAAAGTCTGATGCCAGTGTCAAAGTTGATGACGATGTCTCTAGACTTGAGAAAACTTCTGCACTTGCGGTTAAGGAAGAAAGAGCATGGGATGGAATTCTGCAACTGAGTATGTCTTCCGTAGTCCCTGTCACTGGCTTTTTCAAAAG TGGTGAGAAAGCAGAGACGAGCGAGTGGCCGGCGATGGTGGAAGTTAAGGGTAGAGTTAGGCTGAGTGGGTTTGGGAAGTTTATTCAAGAACTTCCCAAGTCTCGAACCCGTGCCCTAATG GTAATGTACTTGGCTTGTAAAGACGGCATTTCTGAGAGCCAGCGTGGCAGCCTTTTTGag gTTATTGAATCCTACGTTGCTGATCAGAGAGTTGGCTACGCAGAGCCAGCCTCAGGAGTGGAGCTTTACCTTTGTCCAACACGCGGAGAGTCCCTAGATTTGCTAAACAAAGTCATCTCTCAAGATCAGCTCGATGAGGTCAAGTCTTTGGATATGGGATTGGTTGGAGTTGTTGTGTGGAGACGAGCCGTCGTTCCCAAGCCCGCATCCGGTTCAAGGCGtcactattcttcttcttcttctggttctaAAACCTCTGTTTTTCCTGTAAACAAGAAGCAGAGAGTCAATGTCACAGAGAAACCTCCTGTATTTGCATCAATGAGGAATCATCATCATGGTTATGGACGTGAAGCTGTAAAACATGATGCTGCTaccgatgatgatgatttgccGCCTGGATTTGGTCCTGCATCTTcgagagaagatgatgatttacCGGAATTTAACTTCAACTCCTCGGTTGTGCCAGTTTCTTCTCCTCAGCCATTAGCGGCTCAACCTAAGTCTTTGGATCAAGTAAGAAAGCTCATACACAAGTATGGAAAATCTGTGAGcatcaatgatgatgatgatgacgaggaCGACATACCTGAATGGCAGCCAC ATGTCCCTAGCCACCAGCTTCCACCACCGCCGCCTCCACCCCCAGGATTCAGACCCGAGATGGTTAGACCACCTCAAGATGGTTGGTGGGATAATCAAAACGGCGGCTCAGGGCAACACTATGATCGGAACCAgtcaagaaacagaggattttga
- the LOC104737944 gene encoding protein ANTI-SILENCING 1-like — MEESIGSEGLEFKWGKKKSVGGRNKDVKFYESFTYDGDEYHLYDCVLVGNSSEPDSTEPFVGKIIKIWEHANKHIPRKVKLLWFFKPSEILPYLEGVPEVLANELFLASGEGRGLANINELEAIGGKCSVLCISKDKRNPQPSDEEINSSDFVFRRAFDVGSCKIVDTIDDKIAGVDVKFLFNRACCEKETTAVRKIKADGNTDSLKPNGPLASDSVRKIEDNSFESPDCKESSKGGKEEKEKGHYQLATPRSTLAEERSNKDSGFRGNHCDGKAQESEVKKQLSRQKSMPAEERYRNSCEASSSRIIHSTSKKAQVNDVKRQLTKQKSLPTEERYSEEPNGLDDRPLKKQKLDSSVTVPDRRNTTILQHITSDGKKDTSSFKRPRDKATMEEVPPEKPSFVKKRDLEVSVSEGKNTKIVTEKVLSKKSSFGRAEDKLLAVDNERNYQVTEVSRRPDAEKIKWFRNLPWEESMREAEKKGTVVLLQNLDPTFTSDEVEDIVYSALNEQCEARMIERTSVTIPHIGGALVLFKTREVAERVIRRLDEGCLLLSNGRPLVASFAKITPPGKPPSFSGHIKLYKTQTRREMRDAVATSHCSQPNNLEFDMAMEWCLHQARHEHASESVSKRQLEEIKALRINFKPKLP, encoded by the exons ATGGAAGAATCAATAGGATCTGAAGGCTTAGAGTTTAAGTGGGGTAAAAAGAAGAGTGTTGGCGGGAGAAATAAAGATGTCAAGTTCTATGAATCATTCACTTATGACGGGGATGAATACCATCTTTATGACTGTGTTTTAGTTGGTAACTCCAGTGAACCAGACTCTACTGAACCTTTCGTTGGCAAGATCATAAAGATTTGGGAACACGCTAATAAGCATATCCCAAGGAAAGTCAAACTTCTCTGGTTCTTTAAACCTTCTGAGATTTTGCCGTATCTTGAAGGAGTCCCAGAAGTTCTTGCAAATGAACTGTTTTTGGCATCGGGTGAAGGTCGCGGCCTTGCTAATATCAACGAATTG GAAGCAATCGGTGGAAAATGCTCTGTTCTATGCATCTCAAAGGACAAAAGGAATCCACAACCCTCGGATGAAGAAATTAACTCATCGGACTTCGTGTTTCGCCGAGCATTTGATGTTGGAAGCTGCAAAATTGTGGATACGATAGATGATAAAATTGCTGGAGTTGACG TTAAATTTCTCTTTAACAGAGCGTGTTGTGAGAAAGAAACAACTGCTGTGCGGAAAATTAAAGCAGATGGGAATACAGATAGTTTGAAGCCAAATGGTCCTTTAGCTAGTGATTCGGTTAGGAAAATTGAAGACAACTCATTTGAGTCGCCTGACTGTAAAGAAAGCAGTAAAGGtggcaaagaagaaaaagaaaaaggtcaCTATCAACTGGCTACACCAAGATCTACACTTGCAGAAGAAAGGTCTAACAAGGATTCTGGCTTTAGGGGAAACCATTGTGATGGTAAAGCTCAAGAAAGTGAAGTTAAAAAACAGTTAAGTCGACAAAAATCTATGCCTGCAGAAGAAAGATATCGTAACTCTTGTGAAGCTTCTAGTTCTAGGATAATTCATTCCACTTCCAAGAAAGCTCAAGTAAATGATGTTAAAAGACAGTTGACTAAACAAAAATCTTTGCCCACTGAAGAAAGATATAGTGAAGAGCCGAATGGATTGGATGACAGGCCTCTGAAGAAACAGAAACTAGATAGTTCTGTTACAGTTCCTGATAGGCGGAATACAACCATTTTGCAGCACATTACTTCTGATGGTAAAAAGGATACATCATCTTTTAAGAGACCTAGAGACAAAGCGACTATGGAGGAAGTCCCTCCCGAGAAGCCCAGCTTTGTTAAGAAGCGAGATCTAGAAGTGTCAGTATCTGaaggaaaaaatacaaaaattgtaACTGAAAAAGTTTTATCCAAGAAGTCCAGCTTTGGACGTGCTGAGGATAAGTTGTTGGCGGTTGATAATGAAAGAAATTATCAAGTAACTGAAGTGAGCCGAAGGCCGGATGCT gaaaaaattaaatggttCCGGAATCTC CCTTGGGAGGAAAGTATGAGGGAAGCAGAAAAAAAAGGGACTGTGGTACTTCTTCAAAACTTGGATCCTACTTTTACATCTGATGAAGTGGAG GATATAGTCTATTCTGCTTTGAACGAGCAATGCGAAGCGAGGATGATAGAGCGTACATCAGTCACTATTCCTCATATTG GTGGAGCTTTGGTCCTTTTCAAGACTAGAGAAGTAGCAGAAAGGGTGATTAGAAGACTAGATGAGGGATGCTTGTTGCTATCAAATGGGAG GCCCCTTGTTGCTTCTTTTGCTAAGATTACTCCACCAGGGAAGCCGCCATCATTCTCCGGCCATATTAAGCTATACAAAACTCAAACGCGACGAGAGATG AGAGATGCCGTGGCTACATCACATTGTTCTCAGCCAAACAACCTTGAATTTGACATGGCCATGGAATGGTGCTTGCACCAAGCTAGACATGAGCACGCGTCTGAAAGCGTATCTAAG CGGCAATTGGAGGAGATTAAGGCGCTGCGGATTAATTTCAAGCCTAAACTTCCTTAG